A genomic window from Nosocomiicoccus massiliensis includes:
- a CDS encoding ABC transporter ATP-binding protein, giving the protein MIKFIREPFGLKPILKKEDIGNKGNKNQQRASNMSGTLKRLWKFMRDERYKVLLVIIIVVITSLLGIIGPFLVGRAIDNYLVPKEFDGFVTLLLVLLGVYVLHSISTLAQSFIMVGASQRTVFNMRYRLFNHMQYLPIDFYNKRQQGELMSRMTNDIETISQTLNSSFIQFTTSVITLIGTISVMLYLSPLLTILTLTIIPLLFVLVKYITNRTRPLYRIRQRSTGELNAYIEEVISGQEIVKAFSQEDYVIDQFEKRTRNLRDVTFWANLYSGMIPKIMNMLNNLSFTIVAGIGGILALTTDTVTVGIIVVFAEYARQFTRPLADLANQFNQVLSAIAGAERVFHIIDTETEKDDGTITDRDLNGHIEFKNVVFSYDKDQKRPTINDVSFDIKPGESIALIGSTGAGKTTIVQLLNRFYEVDKGEILIDGENIENYKRHVLKENSAFVIQDPFIFNASIKENVRFGKLDATDEEIIEACKNANAHDFIMELEYGYDTVIDGENHALSVGERQLISIARAFIRNPNILLLDEATSSIDTITELKIQEALESLMKGRTSIIIAHRLNTVRAVDRLIVLEHGEIIESGSHKELLDQKGVYYKMVNG; this is encoded by the coding sequence ATGATTAAATTTATAAGAGAACCTTTCGGTTTAAAACCAATATTAAAAAAAGAAGATATTGGCAATAAAGGAAACAAAAATCAGCAACGTGCATCGAATATGTCTGGTACGTTAAAGCGACTCTGGAAGTTTATGAGAGATGAACGTTACAAAGTATTACTCGTAATAATTATCGTTGTCATTACGAGTTTACTCGGTATCATCGGTCCGTTTTTAGTTGGTCGAGCGATCGATAACTATCTCGTACCAAAAGAGTTTGATGGGTTTGTAACTCTATTACTCGTATTACTCGGTGTATATGTCCTTCATAGTATTTCGACGTTAGCACAGTCGTTTATTATGGTTGGTGCGAGTCAACGTACAGTATTTAATATGAGATATCGATTATTTAATCATATGCAGTATTTACCGATCGACTTTTACAATAAACGTCAACAAGGGGAGTTAATGAGTCGTATGACAAACGACATCGAGACAATTTCTCAAACGTTAAACTCCTCGTTCATACAGTTTACGACATCTGTAATTACACTTATCGGTACAATTTCAGTCATGCTGTACTTAAGCCCGTTACTTACAATACTTACGCTTACAATCATTCCGTTATTATTTGTTCTGGTAAAGTATATAACAAACCGTACGCGTCCGTTATATAGAATACGTCAAAGAAGTACTGGGGAGTTAAACGCTTATATCGAAGAAGTAATTTCTGGTCAAGAAATCGTTAAAGCATTCTCTCAAGAAGATTATGTTATCGATCAATTTGAAAAGAGAACGAGAAACTTACGTGACGTCACATTTTGGGCGAACCTTTACAGTGGTATGATTCCTAAAATTATGAACATGTTAAACAACTTAAGTTTTACAATCGTTGCAGGTATCGGTGGGATACTCGCACTAACGACAGATACTGTAACAGTTGGTATTATCGTCGTATTCGCTGAATATGCGAGACAATTTACACGTCCACTCGCAGATCTAGCGAACCAGTTTAACCAAGTACTTTCTGCAATCGCAGGGGCAGAACGTGTATTCCATATTATCGATACTGAAACAGAAAAAGATGACGGTACGATTACAGATAGAGATTTAAACGGTCATATCGAGTTTAAAAACGTCGTATTTAGTTACGACAAAGATCAAAAGCGTCCGACAATTAACGATGTATCGTTTGACATCAAGCCAGGTGAATCGATTGCGTTAATCGGTTCAACAGGTGCTGGTAAAACGACGATCGTACAATTATTGAATCGATTTTACGAAGTTGACAAAGGTGAGATTTTAATCGACGGAGAAAACATCGAAAACTATAAGCGACACGTCTTAAAAGAAAACAGTGCGTTCGTTATACAAGATCCGTTTATATTTAACGCATCGATTAAAGAAAACGTTCGATTCGGTAAGCTAGACGCGACTGATGAAGAAATTATCGAAGCATGTAAAAATGCGAACGCTCATGATTTTATTATGGAACTTGAATATGGATATGACACAGTGATCGACGGAGAAAATCATGCATTATCTGTCGGAGAGCGTCAACTTATATCAATCGCACGTGCGTTTATACGTAACCCGAACATATTATTACTCGACGAAGCGACTTCAAGTATCGACACGATTACAGAGTTAAAAATTCAAGAAGCATTAGAAAGCTTAATGAAAGGTCGTACGTCTATAATCATCGCACACCGATTAAATACAGTGCGCGCAGTCGACCGTTTAATCGTATTAGAGCATGGTGAAATTATTGAATCCGGAAGTCATAAAGAACTCCTCGACCAAAAAGGTGTATATTATAAAATGGTGAACGGATAG
- the miaA gene encoding tRNA (adenosine(37)-N6)-dimethylallyltransferase MiaA produces MESKQKVICLVGPTAVGKTDMSIKIAQRFNLNVISGDSMQVYKGMDIGTGKISREEMDGVRHEMIDILSPEEEFSVKEFQTRVRELMEREYKNDNIPFIVGGTAFYIHALINDFQFDDEDHKEKEARVQYYETFSSEALYEKVKALNEDVHINNRKRMIRVLVKHDLGAKPSHDTEEKYDALIIGLYDDRDVLYERINERVLTMISEGLEEEVSNLFETYDLSKTALGAIGYHEFIDYFNGKKSLDKVIEDIQQDSRRYSKRQLTYLRNKLSVEWYKVGTDEAEIFERIETFIKKSH; encoded by the coding sequence ATGGAGAGTAAACAAAAAGTAATTTGTCTCGTCGGGCCGACTGCTGTTGGTAAAACAGATATGTCTATAAAAATCGCACAACGATTTAATTTAAACGTAATTAGCGGTGACTCGATGCAAGTGTATAAAGGGATGGATATCGGAACTGGTAAAATCTCTCGTGAAGAGATGGACGGTGTTCGCCATGAGATGATCGATATTTTATCACCAGAAGAAGAATTTTCTGTAAAAGAATTTCAAACGAGAGTCAGAGAGTTAATGGAACGTGAATATAAAAACGATAATATTCCATTTATCGTTGGAGGTACTGCGTTTTACATCCATGCGCTTATTAACGATTTTCAGTTTGACGATGAAGACCATAAAGAGAAAGAAGCACGTGTACAGTATTACGAAACGTTTTCTAGTGAAGCATTGTATGAGAAAGTAAAAGCATTAAATGAAGACGTTCATATTAACAATCGTAAACGTATGATACGTGTACTCGTAAAACATGATTTAGGTGCGAAACCGTCACATGATACTGAAGAAAAATACGACGCGTTAATTATCGGATTATATGACGATAGAGATGTCTTATACGAACGTATCAATGAGCGAGTCTTAACGATGATAAGTGAAGGACTTGAAGAAGAAGTAAGTAACCTCTTTGAAACGTATGACTTATCTAAAACAGCACTTGGAGCAATTGGTTATCATGAATTCATCGATTATTTTAACGGAAAAAAATCGCTAGATAAGGTAATCGAAGATATTCAACAAGATTCACGCCGATACTCGAAGCGTCAGTTGACATATTTAAGAAATAAATTGAGTGTGGAATGGTATAAAGTCGGTACTGATGAAGCGGAGATATTTGAGAGAATAGAGACATTCATAAAAAAGTCTCATTGA
- a CDS encoding alpha/beta fold hydrolase — MKQQLVYTRNEAIDVKVYEPENPKAAMLLLHGISEHSGRYDYLLNFFKEHDIYCVVYDHNGHGSRDKGNRGEIGSFETLVRDAKDVYDSLPEDLPKFVIGHSMGSIVLRLLLSTIQPTGAIIVGTGNRTSPMEMIETAFVNGVAKVLPDAKSLFINRLAFSGFDRQVDGTARNRWISKNYENVVNYNKDPLSGHPVSINTFKAVNNAIFAVNSEAVIGHYSKDTNFLLISGKDDPFSHNGRDVEVLDATLKAHGLHTKSVLYEGYRHEILNEDIKNDVYRMILEWMDTVIDGE, encoded by the coding sequence ATGAAACAACAACTCGTCTATACGCGAAATGAAGCGATTGACGTAAAAGTATATGAACCAGAAAATCCAAAAGCCGCGATGTTACTCCTTCACGGAATTTCAGAGCATAGTGGACGTTATGATTATCTTTTAAACTTCTTTAAAGAGCATGACATATACTGCGTTGTATATGATCATAACGGACACGGTTCAAGAGATAAAGGAAATCGCGGAGAAATAGGAAGTTTTGAGACGCTCGTTCGAGATGCAAAAGACGTCTACGACTCACTTCCAGAAGATTTACCGAAATTTGTCATCGGGCATTCGATGGGGAGTATCGTTTTAAGATTATTACTCTCAACAATTCAACCAACAGGTGCAATCATTGTAGGAACAGGTAATCGTACGTCGCCGATGGAGATGATTGAAACAGCATTCGTTAACGGTGTCGCTAAAGTATTACCAGACGCTAAGAGCTTATTTATTAATCGTCTCGCATTTTCTGGATTTGATCGTCAAGTGGATGGAACAGCGAGAAATAGATGGATTAGCAAAAACTATGAAAACGTAGTGAACTACAACAAAGATCCATTATCTGGTCATCCGGTATCGATTAATACGTTTAAAGCTGTGAACAATGCGATTTTTGCAGTAAATAGTGAAGCAGTTATTGGACACTATAGTAAAGACACAAACTTTTTGTTAATTAGCGGTAAAGATGATCCATTTAGTCATAACGGTAGAGACGTTGAAGTGCTAGATGCGACTTTAAAAGCGCACGGATTACACACAAAATCCGTATTATACGAAGGATATCGTCATGAAATTTTAAACGAAGATATTAAAAATGACGTTTACCGTATGATTTTAGAGTGGATGGACACGGTAATCGATGGAGAGTAA
- a CDS encoding RicAFT regulatory complex protein RicA family protein → MATKDEIVAAAKEVGKMISETEEVKFFEKAEAKIHENKEIREKMASLRSLQQQAVNFQSYGKTRAYELAQEKIDALEKELDDMPIVQQFIDAQENVNDILQMVSHAISSSVTYEIIERTGGDHLEGETGAAMNNKASKDVE, encoded by the coding sequence ATGGCAACTAAAGATGAAATTGTAGCAGCTGCAAAAGAAGTCGGTAAAATGATTTCGGAAACTGAAGAAGTAAAATTCTTTGAAAAGGCAGAGGCGAAAATTCACGAAAATAAAGAAATCCGTGAAAAGATGGCAAGTTTACGTTCACTACAACAACAGGCAGTAAACTTCCAAAGTTACGGGAAAACACGTGCATATGAACTTGCACAAGAAAAAATTGACGCACTCGAAAAAGAACTTGACGATATGCCAATCGTTCAGCAATTTATCGATGCGCAAGAAAATGTAAACGACATTTTACAAATGGTGTCACATGCGATTAGTAGTTCAGTGACATATGAAATCATCGAGCGTACAGGTGGAGATCACTTAGAAGGTGAAACTGGCGCTGCGATGAACAACAAAGCAAGTAAAGACGTTGAGTAA
- the mutS gene encoding DNA mismatch repair protein MutS, translating to MSNVTPMMKQYLSIKENYQDAFLFFRLGDFYELFYDDAVEAAKLLEITLTARDKTSKVPMAGVPHHSATRYIEKLINLGHKVAICEQMEDPKLVKGMVQREVVRVITPGTLIDDFGIEQDKSNYILSLYVNKDTYEVVYGDISTGDMYQFKTQDIDTLYTQLSRINAREIVTTNDGETVLKNMFTDPPLITVVEHSEENAHTQLLSYIETQNKQKLTHLKDIVEINVDLHLKLSQSTISNLELVENLQTKKQKGSLYWYLNQTETPMGRRKLKRLIESPLIDVNEIKNRQDVVQVLLDNFIEREDIKAALNNVYDIERLTGRMSFGNIDVKGFVELRDSLEGLPDVYRLLSSIGLIDNVLFKDFDVLSDVYSMLKVLKSDAPKTIREGNIFESGVSEKLDELRDLQHNSREWLENYLETEKERTNIKNMKIGFNKVFGYFLEISKGQAATFNAENFGYDRRQTLTNSERYITPELKEMEDKILKAEDESVILEYEMFVELRDSVKLHTARLQRTSEQLSILDCLISFADVSNTHQLVRPTFTDGELEIIDGRHPIVEKMLGERTYVPNDVVMDNDTFIYLITGPNMSGKSTYMRQVAMITIMAQIGMNVPASSCKIPVFDAIFTRIGASDDLSSGKSTFMIEMMEANDALKHATKNSLIIFDELGRGTSTYDGMALAEAMLKYIHNHIGAKTLFSTHYHELTNLDASLHHLMNVHVKASEKNGKLEFQHKVEKGAVEKSYGIQVAELADLPREVTIEARKVLKRLEEANYDKKEDVTQLELSLEEDTETFSVVEEKIKALNVNYMSPIEALTLLSELQDELK from the coding sequence ATGTCGAACGTTACTCCGATGATGAAACAATATTTATCGATTAAAGAAAACTATCAAGATGCCTTTTTATTTTTTAGACTTGGTGATTTTTATGAGTTGTTTTATGACGATGCAGTTGAAGCGGCTAAGCTTTTAGAAATTACGTTAACTGCGAGAGATAAAACAAGTAAAGTACCGATGGCAGGTGTACCGCATCATTCTGCGACGCGCTACATTGAAAAACTCATTAACTTAGGTCATAAAGTCGCGATTTGTGAACAGATGGAAGATCCAAAGCTCGTAAAAGGTATGGTGCAACGTGAAGTCGTTCGCGTCATTACACCGGGAACGTTAATCGATGATTTTGGTATCGAACAAGATAAAAGTAACTATATTTTATCGCTATATGTAAATAAGGATACGTATGAAGTCGTTTACGGAGATATTTCGACGGGTGATATGTATCAATTTAAAACGCAAGACATAGATACGTTATACACTCAATTATCACGTATAAATGCGAGAGAAATCGTTACGACAAATGACGGTGAAACTGTACTTAAAAACATGTTTACAGACCCACCGTTAATCACTGTCGTAGAACATAGTGAAGAGAATGCTCATACACAGTTACTATCTTATATAGAAACTCAAAACAAACAAAAACTAACACATTTAAAAGATATTGTAGAGATCAATGTCGACTTACATTTAAAGTTATCTCAGTCGACGATTAGTAACTTAGAGCTCGTTGAAAATCTTCAAACTAAAAAGCAAAAAGGATCGTTATATTGGTACTTAAATCAAACAGAAACACCGATGGGGCGACGTAAACTGAAGCGTTTAATAGAATCGCCACTCATCGACGTTAATGAGATTAAAAACCGTCAAGACGTCGTTCAAGTGTTACTCGACAATTTTATAGAACGTGAAGATATAAAAGCTGCGTTAAATAACGTCTATGATATCGAAAGACTGACAGGTCGAATGAGTTTTGGAAATATCGACGTCAAAGGATTTGTAGAACTTAGAGATTCTTTAGAAGGCTTACCTGACGTGTACCGATTACTTTCATCGATTGGTTTAATTGATAATGTGTTATTTAAAGACTTTGACGTGTTAAGTGACGTCTACTCAATGCTAAAAGTATTAAAATCTGACGCACCAAAGACGATTCGTGAAGGTAATATTTTTGAATCAGGTGTTAGTGAAAAGCTCGACGAGTTAAGAGATTTACAACATAACTCAAGAGAGTGGTTAGAAAATTATTTAGAAACGGAAAAAGAAAGAACGAACATTAAAAATATGAAAATCGGTTTTAACAAAGTGTTCGGTTACTTTTTAGAAATCTCAAAAGGACAAGCAGCGACATTTAACGCTGAAAACTTTGGTTATGACCGTAGACAAACGTTAACGAATTCAGAGCGCTATATTACACCAGAGTTAAAAGAAATGGAAGATAAAATACTAAAAGCAGAAGATGAAAGTGTCATCTTAGAGTATGAAATGTTCGTCGAGTTACGTGACAGCGTCAAATTACACACTGCAAGACTTCAACGTACGAGTGAACAACTGTCTATACTTGACTGCTTAATTAGTTTTGCAGACGTATCTAATACGCACCAACTCGTTCGACCAACGTTTACGGACGGGGAATTAGAAATTATCGATGGAAGACACCCAATCGTTGAAAAGATGCTCGGAGAAAGAACGTACGTACCAAATGACGTCGTTATGGATAACGATACGTTTATTTATTTAATTACTGGACCGAATATGAGTGGTAAAAGTACGTATATGCGTCAAGTTGCGATGATTACAATTATGGCGCAAATCGGTATGAACGTACCAGCATCGTCATGTAAGATACCTGTATTTGACGCAATATTTACGAGAATTGGTGCGAGTGATGATCTATCGAGTGGTAAATCAACATTTATGATAGAAATGATGGAAGCGAATGATGCGTTAAAACACGCGACAAAGAATAGTTTAATTATATTTGATGAACTTGGAAGAGGTACGAGTACGTACGACGGCATGGCACTCGCTGAAGCGATGTTAAAGTATATTCATAATCATATCGGTGCGAAAACACTATTTTCAACGCACTACCATGAACTGACGAATTTAGACGCGTCACTTCATCACTTAATGAACGTACACGTTAAAGCGTCAGAAAAGAACGGTAAACTTGAGTTCCAACATAAAGTAGAAAAAGGTGCAGTTGAAAAGAGTTACGGTATACAAGTAGCAGAACTCGCAGACCTTCCAAGAGAAGTGACGATTGAAGCGAGAAAAGTGTTAAAACGTTTAGAAGAAGCGAACTACGATAAGAAAGAAGACGTCACACAACTTGAATTATCGCTAGAAGAAGACACAGAAACATTTAGTGTCGTAGAAGAAAAAATCAAAGCATTAAACGTAAATTATATGTCACCGATAGAAGCGTTGACATTACTGAGTGAACTTCAAGACGAACTAAAGTAA
- the mutL gene encoding DNA mismatch repair endonuclease MutL — MERVHVLDPVIQNKIAAGEVVERPSSIVKELVENSIDANATSIEVFIEESGLKMIRVVDNGEGIDDRDSRLIFERHATSKIAEDYDLFEIRSMGFRGEALASIGAVSKATVESYRKDRQPFKLEYSGGREVNYTDGKSRVGTVVTIEDLFFNTPARYKYIKSLQTEAGRIIDIMQRFSFNHPHIQFKLAFDGKVRFHTKGNGNLQEVISDVYGLNVARHSVKVEAKTPDYKLSGFIVRPEITRSNKNYINLAINSRIIKDFRLVQSVVEAYHTLLPKDKYPVVILNIDMDPKLVDVNVHPAKTEVRLSKLKELQQLIEQTIREELRSERLIPEIEAREKTEKPVMTQNVFDFSSRPVFDNTFNEYKRENIFSNKEGKTQNNFDFNTEKRDEVSYVNTPIEEHMSHSRESYDDYNDSKLPYLEIVGQIHGTYIVMQNDEGMYLMDQHAAQERIKYEYFYENIQNSDERVPLLLPYHFEFSYDDVIRIDEKLKDLKALGFNIEKTGIKQYTVTEYPSWILKDDPEGDIESVIDFISNTDEFSVNKYREEMSIMMSCKQSIKANHYLDLTQMRALLKDLSQCKSPYTCPHGRPVIIKWTTYEIEKMFNRIMK; from the coding sequence ATGGAGAGAGTCCACGTACTAGATCCAGTTATCCAAAATAAAATTGCGGCTGGTGAAGTGGTCGAACGTCCAAGTTCGATCGTTAAAGAGCTCGTTGAAAACTCTATAGATGCGAATGCGACTTCGATTGAAGTATTTATAGAAGAAAGCGGACTAAAAATGATACGTGTCGTCGATAACGGCGAAGGTATTGACGACCGAGATAGCCGTTTAATATTTGAGCGTCATGCAACGAGTAAAATCGCTGAAGACTACGATCTATTTGAAATTCGTTCGATGGGATTTCGAGGAGAAGCTCTCGCGAGTATTGGAGCGGTATCTAAAGCGACGGTTGAAAGTTATCGTAAAGATAGACAACCGTTTAAACTCGAGTATAGCGGTGGTCGAGAAGTAAATTATACAGATGGTAAATCACGTGTCGGGACAGTCGTTACAATTGAAGACTTATTTTTTAATACACCAGCACGCTATAAATATATTAAGAGTTTACAAACTGAAGCGGGCCGTATTATCGATATTATGCAGCGTTTTAGTTTTAACCATCCGCATATTCAGTTTAAATTAGCATTTGATGGTAAAGTCCGTTTTCATACGAAAGGAAATGGAAATTTACAAGAAGTCATTTCTGATGTGTACGGACTAAACGTCGCGAGACATAGTGTTAAAGTTGAGGCGAAAACTCCGGATTATAAATTATCCGGGTTTATCGTTCGACCGGAAATTACGAGAAGTAACAAAAACTATATTAACCTTGCAATCAACTCACGAATTATAAAAGATTTTAGACTCGTACAAAGTGTAGTCGAAGCGTATCATACACTATTACCAAAAGATAAATATCCGGTTGTCATATTAAATATCGATATGGATCCAAAACTCGTAGACGTAAACGTCCATCCAGCGAAAACAGAAGTCCGACTGTCTAAGTTAAAAGAGTTACAGCAATTAATCGAACAGACGATTCGTGAAGAGCTGCGTTCTGAACGTCTCATTCCTGAAATCGAAGCGCGTGAGAAAACTGAGAAGCCGGTGATGACACAAAATGTGTTTGATTTTTCATCACGCCCGGTGTTTGACAATACGTTTAACGAGTATAAAAGGGAAAATATATTTTCGAATAAAGAAGGCAAAACTCAAAATAATTTTGATTTTAATACGGAAAAAAGAGATGAAGTATCGTATGTGAATACGCCAATAGAAGAGCATATGAGTCATTCACGTGAGTCGTATGATGATTATAACGATTCAAAATTACCGTATTTAGAAATCGTTGGACAAATTCACGGCACGTATATCGTCATGCAAAACGATGAAGGTATGTATTTAATGGACCAACATGCTGCACAAGAGCGTATTAAGTATGAGTATTTCTATGAAAACATTCAAAATAGTGATGAGCGTGTACCTTTACTGTTACCATATCACTTTGAGTTTTCATATGACGACGTCATTCGAATCGATGAAAAACTAAAAGATTTAAAAGCGCTCGGCTTTAATATTGAAAAAACGGGTATTAAGCAATATACAGTGACAGAATATCCGTCGTGGATATTAAAAGACGATCCAGAAGGAGATATCGAGTCAGTCATTGATTTTATCTCGAATACTGATGAGTTTTCAGTCAATAAATACCGTGAAGAGATGTCGATTATGATGAGCTGTAAACAATCGATTAAAGCGAATCATTATTTAGATTTAACACAAATGCGTGCATTATTAAAAGATTTATCTCAGTGTAAGTCACCATATACATGCCCACACGGTAGACCTGTCATTATTAAGTGGACAACGTATGAAATTGAAAAAATGTTTAATCGTATTATGAAGTAA